One Orrella dioscoreae genomic window carries:
- a CDS encoding NrtA/SsuA/CpmA family ABC transporter substrate-binding protein, with protein MAAHPLDPNRLRRTLLKGAASAALAAPAWPLLAQQKRPGRKTDTVRVGYGRGGLPLIAKQRGEFEKTLAAQGIKVQWVGPFPNHAPSLQAVTGGSADFGFWGSSTPALAAIIAGSPLVFTQFATYEPRSTAIIVKPDAGIHRIEDLVGKSVAVNRSGLGEFLLVAALEKHGIARDKVRFVYLNPPDAAPAFTQGKVDAWSMWSPQVDIAREATQARDIFLEGRDLSFLIDFSSLLTTRQFAQDNPALVRAVIDAYAQDAAWINGNTLAAQTLAQKEGGYADTVRDKLVDYRQQWDFHEVDDAAFLDKFQFAADWLSERKILTQAIKVRDHLVRV; from the coding sequence ATGGCTGCACACCCCCTGGACCCCAACCGCTTGCGGCGCACCCTGCTCAAAGGCGCCGCCTCGGCGGCGCTGGCAGCGCCCGCCTGGCCCCTGCTCGCGCAGCAGAAACGACCGGGCCGCAAGACCGACACCGTGCGTGTCGGCTACGGGCGTGGCGGCCTGCCGCTCATCGCCAAGCAGCGCGGCGAATTCGAAAAGACCCTGGCCGCGCAGGGCATCAAGGTGCAATGGGTGGGCCCCTTCCCCAACCACGCCCCGTCGTTGCAAGCGGTCACCGGCGGCAGCGCCGATTTCGGTTTCTGGGGCAGCTCCACGCCCGCACTGGCCGCCATCATCGCGGGGTCGCCGCTCGTCTTCACGCAATTCGCCACCTATGAACCGCGCAGCACGGCCATCATCGTGAAACCCGACGCGGGCATCCACCGGATCGAGGACCTGGTCGGCAAATCCGTGGCGGTCAATCGTTCAGGCCTGGGAGAGTTCCTGCTGGTGGCGGCCCTGGAGAAGCACGGCATCGCGCGCGACAAGGTGCGCTTCGTCTACCTGAACCCGCCCGACGCGGCGCCCGCCTTCACGCAAGGCAAGGTGGACGCATGGTCGATGTGGTCGCCGCAGGTCGACATCGCCCGCGAGGCCACCCAGGCGCGCGACATCTTCCTGGAAGGACGGGACCTGAGCTTCCTGATCGACTTCAGCTCGCTCCTCACCACGCGTCAGTTCGCCCAGGACAACCCGGCGCTCGTGCGCGCAGTCATCGATGCCTATGCCCAGGATGCCGCGTGGATCAACGGCAACACCCTGGCCGCGCAGACACTGGCGCAAAAGGAGGGCGGCTATGCCGATACTGTGCGCGACAAGCTGGTGGACTACCGCCAGCAGTGGGACTTCCACGAGGTGGACGATGCCGCCTTCCTGGACAAGTTCCAATTCGCCGCGGACTGGCTGTCCGAGCGCAAGATCCTGACCCAGGCCATCAAGGTGCGCGATCACCTGGTGCGCGTCTGA
- a CDS encoding RraA family protein: MIADTSSIQWPAGYRIHPRAAGADAETLAAYRALPVAAIGDAMSRNVGTLGLRQYHAGLETVLCGNAFTVRVRPGDNLMIHKALEMARPGDVLVIDGGGDLTQALVGGLMRTTCIARGLAGLVIDGAIRDRVEWAEPGMPIFAKGHTHRGPSKDGPGEINVAIACAGLAVSPGDVIVGDADGVIAVPAAQAQDVLRRTRLHLEKEAQIRAGNRAGTTDPERFDAILRAKGLPV; this comes from the coding sequence GTGATTGCCGATACTTCTTCCATCCAGTGGCCCGCGGGTTACCGCATCCATCCTCGCGCGGCGGGGGCCGACGCCGAGACGCTGGCCGCCTATCGCGCGTTGCCCGTGGCCGCGATTGGCGACGCCATGAGCCGGAACGTGGGCACCCTGGGCTTGCGCCAATACCACGCGGGGCTGGAAACCGTGTTGTGTGGGAACGCTTTTACCGTCCGCGTGCGGCCGGGCGACAACCTGATGATCCACAAGGCGCTCGAGATGGCGCGCCCGGGAGACGTGCTGGTGATCGACGGGGGCGGCGATCTCACGCAGGCGCTGGTGGGCGGCCTGATGCGCACCACCTGCATCGCCCGGGGCCTGGCGGGCCTGGTCATCGATGGCGCCATCCGTGACCGGGTGGAGTGGGCCGAGCCGGGGATGCCCATCTTTGCCAAGGGCCACACGCACCGTGGACCCAGCAAGGACGGGCCTGGAGAAATCAATGTCGCCATCGCCTGCGCGGGACTGGCCGTCTCGCCCGGTGACGTGATCGTGGGCGACGCGGATGGCGTCATCGCGGTGCCGGCCGCCCAGGCACAGGATGTGTTGCGCCGCACCCGGCTGCACCTGGAAAAGGAAGCGCAGATCCGCGCGGGCAATCGGGCGGGTACGACGGACCCGGAACGATTCGACGCGATATTGCGCGCCAAAGGCCTGCCTGTATAA
- a CDS encoding amino acid ABC transporter ATP-binding protein, translated as MIKLEKINKWYGENHVLKDVDFEVARGEVVVVCGPSGSGKSTLIRTINRLEPIQGGSIHVNGQDVYQKGLNINKLREGIGFVFQQFNLFPHMTVLDNVLFAPVSIQKKSRKEATATAHALLERVGLAHKVDAYPGNLSGGQQQRVAIARALALQPPVMLFDEPTSALDPEMVGEVLQVMKSLAKDGMTMVCVTHEMGFARDVSDRVVFMDGGAIIESNTPERFFTAPEHPRAQRFLQDILSPRG; from the coding sequence ATGATCAAGCTCGAGAAAATCAACAAGTGGTACGGCGAGAACCATGTCCTGAAGGACGTGGATTTCGAGGTCGCGCGCGGTGAAGTCGTGGTCGTCTGCGGCCCGTCCGGCTCCGGCAAGTCCACGCTCATCCGCACCATCAACCGCCTGGAGCCGATCCAGGGCGGCAGCATCCATGTGAACGGCCAGGACGTCTACCAGAAAGGCCTGAACATCAACAAGCTGCGCGAAGGCATCGGCTTCGTGTTCCAGCAGTTCAACCTGTTCCCGCACATGACCGTGCTGGACAACGTGCTGTTCGCGCCGGTCAGCATCCAGAAGAAGTCGCGCAAGGAAGCCACCGCCACCGCGCACGCGCTGCTCGAGCGCGTGGGCCTGGCGCACAAGGTCGACGCCTATCCGGGCAACCTGTCCGGCGGCCAGCAGCAACGCGTGGCCATCGCGCGCGCGCTCGCCCTGCAACCGCCCGTCATGCTGTTCGACGAGCCGACCAGCGCGCTGGACCCGGAAATGGTGGGCGAAGTGCTTCAGGTCATGAAATCGCTGGCCAAGGACGGCATGACCATGGTCTGCGTGACCCACGAAATGGGCTTCGCGCGCGACGTGTCGGACCGCGTGGTGTTCATGGACGGCGGCGCCATCATCGAAAGCAATACGCCCGAGCGCTTCTTCACGGCGCCCGAGCATCCGCGCGCGCAGCGCTTCCTGCAGGACATCCTGTCCCCCCGCGGATAG
- a CDS encoding LysR family transcriptional regulator, which yields MNPTFKQLEAFYLSAKLGSLSAAAATLHTTQSAISKRVGDLEAELGERVLHRSNAGISITPVGERLLPMAEEALRLRKRMAEASGGSSPLAGRVRIGVTELTALTWLGALISALSREHPGLTLEPRVAPGLQLIEQLRQHELDMAIVPGNYWGDEFRLISVGVVENVWMASPALGVPDTPMRPRDFALYPFLEQSHDSSKSRYYRPWLEEHGFQFNRVFSTNSLAVLGELTIDGFGISQLCPAYFRPELDAGLLKIVYSHPMPPPMTYSAVFHQDTLDERKEIIARRASELCDFSRRRRLAG from the coding sequence ATGAATCCCACCTTCAAACAGCTCGAGGCCTTCTACCTCAGTGCGAAACTGGGCAGCCTGAGCGCCGCCGCCGCCACGCTGCACACCACGCAATCCGCCATCTCCAAGCGTGTCGGCGACCTGGAAGCCGAACTCGGCGAGCGCGTGCTCCACCGCAGCAACGCAGGCATCAGCATCACACCGGTAGGGGAACGCCTGCTGCCCATGGCGGAAGAGGCCTTGCGCCTGCGCAAGCGCATGGCGGAGGCCTCGGGCGGGTCCTCCCCACTTGCCGGCCGGGTCCGCATCGGTGTCACCGAACTGACAGCCTTGACCTGGCTTGGCGCACTCATCAGCGCACTGAGCCGCGAACATCCCGGGCTCACGCTGGAACCGCGCGTGGCGCCCGGCCTGCAACTGATCGAACAGTTGCGTCAGCACGAACTCGACATGGCCATCGTGCCCGGCAACTATTGGGGCGACGAGTTCCGCCTGATCAGCGTCGGAGTCGTGGAGAACGTGTGGATGGCAAGTCCGGCCCTGGGGGTGCCCGACACGCCGATGCGGCCGCGGGACTTCGCGCTCTACCCATTCCTGGAGCAGTCGCATGACTCCAGCAAGAGCCGGTACTACCGTCCATGGCTGGAAGAACATGGATTCCAGTTCAATCGGGTCTTCTCGACCAACAGCCTGGCGGTGCTTGGCGAGTTGACCATCGACGGCTTTGGCATCAGCCAGCTGTGCCCGGCCTATTTCCGCCCTGAACTGGATGCCGGGCTGCTGAAGATCGTCTACAGCCATCCCATGCCTCCGCCCATGACCTACAGCGCCGTCTTCCACCAGGACACGCTGGACGAAAGGAAGGAGATCATTGCCCGGCGCGCATCCGAGCTGTGCGATTTTTCCCGGCGCCGGCGCCTGGCCGGCTGA
- a CDS encoding pyridoxal phosphate-dependent aminotransferase, with the protein MRLAERLQRIKPSPSSMAGQHARQLRAQGRDIVSLTSGEPDFDTPEHIRAAAFRAMNAGQTRYTDVAGTVALREAIQAKFARENGLDYGIDEIIVSTGAKQIIFNAIMATVDTGDEVIVPAPYWVSYPDITLLANGTPVIVDTRAEDGFRLQPEALERAITPNTRWLILNGPNNPSGANYTKADLLALAEVLLRHPQVWILTDDIYEHLLYDGRVFHTLAQVAPALRARTLTLNGVSKAYAMTGWRIGYAGAPVALIKAMTKLQSQSTSNPSSVSQAAALAALTGPQDFIAQSRERFQERRDRVVEALNAIDGIRCASPEGAFYVFPACDALYGATLPDGSRLENSEQWVLHLLNAQNLAVLQGSAYGVDTHFRISFAASVAVLEEGCRRIAQARAQLG; encoded by the coding sequence ATGCGTCTTGCGGAAAGGCTTCAGCGAATCAAACCCTCCCCCAGCTCCATGGCTGGCCAACACGCTCGGCAGTTGCGTGCCCAGGGGCGGGATATCGTCAGCCTGACGTCGGGCGAGCCCGACTTCGATACGCCCGAGCACATCCGCGCAGCGGCCTTCCGCGCGATGAACGCGGGGCAGACGCGCTACACCGACGTGGCGGGCACCGTTGCGTTGCGCGAGGCCATCCAGGCCAAGTTCGCGCGTGAGAACGGGCTGGATTACGGCATCGATGAAATCATCGTCAGTACAGGGGCCAAGCAGATCATCTTCAACGCGATCATGGCCACCGTGGATACCGGTGATGAAGTCATCGTGCCGGCGCCCTACTGGGTCTCGTATCCAGACATCACCCTGCTGGCAAATGGCACGCCGGTGATCGTCGACACGCGGGCGGAGGACGGCTTCCGGCTGCAGCCCGAGGCGCTCGAGCGCGCCATCACGCCGAATACCCGTTGGCTGATCCTGAACGGGCCGAACAATCCCAGCGGCGCCAATTACACGAAGGCGGACCTGCTGGCGCTGGCCGAGGTGCTGCTCAGGCACCCCCAGGTCTGGATACTGACCGACGATATCTATGAGCATCTGCTGTATGACGGTCGTGTCTTCCACACCCTGGCGCAGGTCGCGCCCGCGCTCAGGGCGCGCACCCTGACGCTCAATGGCGTGTCGAAGGCGTATGCCATGACGGGTTGGCGCATCGGCTACGCGGGCGCGCCCGTCGCGCTCATCAAGGCCATGACGAAGCTGCAGTCGCAGAGCACCTCCAATCCCAGCTCCGTCAGCCAGGCCGCGGCGTTGGCCGCGTTGACAGGCCCCCAGGATTTCATCGCGCAAAGCCGCGAACGTTTCCAGGAGCGGCGGGATCGCGTGGTCGAGGCGCTCAATGCCATCGATGGCATCCGCTGCGCCAGTCCGGAAGGCGCCTTCTATGTGTTTCCGGCGTGCGATGCCTTGTATGGCGCCACCTTGCCGGATGGCTCCCGGCTGGAAAACAGCGAGCAATGGGTGCTTCATTTGCTCAATGCCCAGAATCTGGCGGTGCTGCAAGGCTCTGCCTATGGCGTGGACACGCATTTCCGCATTTCATTCGCCGCCAGCGTAGCGGTGTTGGAAGAGGGGTGTCGGCGCATTGCCCAGGCTCGAGCACAGCTGGGTTGA
- a CDS encoding ABC transporter permease subunit — protein sequence MSSLPGALRGDAPPATVTAPAPIARRRLSPPNLGERALALISWAVPCLLLLVWEGLARAGFLSPQVLPAPSRVLDSALALIREGRLLTDLGVSLLRAFVGFAIGGAIGFSLGTAVGFSRLAEAFLDRSIQMVRAIPFLALLPLVIVWFGVDEGGKIFLVALGVAFPIYINTVLGIRQVDPKLVELGRVIGLGTGQLIRRIILPGALPSILTGVRYAIATAWLALVVAETVATTSGIGFLAMDAREFLRTDIIVLAILIYALIGVLADAIARQLERRLLSWHANYARRS from the coding sequence ATGTCCAGCCTGCCAGGCGCCCTGCGCGGCGACGCGCCGCCCGCCACCGTTACGGCACCAGCGCCCATTGCACGGCGGCGCCTGTCGCCACCCAACCTCGGTGAGCGCGCGCTGGCCCTGATCTCCTGGGCCGTCCCTTGCCTGTTGCTGCTGGTGTGGGAAGGGCTGGCCCGCGCGGGGTTTCTGTCTCCACAAGTCCTGCCGGCCCCCAGCCGCGTGCTCGACTCCGCGTTGGCGCTGATCCGTGAAGGCCGGCTGCTGACAGACCTGGGGGTCAGCCTGTTGCGGGCCTTCGTGGGCTTCGCCATCGGCGGCGCCATCGGGTTCTCGCTGGGCACCGCGGTGGGCTTCTCCCGCCTGGCCGAAGCCTTCCTTGACCGCAGCATCCAGATGGTCCGCGCCATTCCCTTCCTCGCGCTGCTGCCGCTGGTGATCGTCTGGTTCGGCGTGGACGAAGGAGGCAAGATCTTCCTGGTGGCGCTGGGCGTGGCGTTCCCCATCTACATCAACACCGTGCTGGGTATCCGGCAGGTCGATCCCAAGCTGGTGGAACTGGGCCGCGTCATCGGGCTTGGCACCGGCCAGCTCATCCGCCGCATCATCCTGCCCGGCGCGCTGCCCTCGATCCTGACAGGCGTGCGCTACGCGATCGCCACCGCCTGGCTGGCGCTGGTGGTGGCCGAGACCGTCGCCACCACCTCCGGCATCGGCTTTCTGGCCATGGACGCGCGGGAGTTCCTGCGCACCGACATCATCGTGCTGGCCATCTTGATCTACGCCCTCATCGGCGTGCTGGCCGACGCCATTGCCCGCCAACTGGAACGGCGTCTCCTGTCGTGGCACGCCAACTACGCCCGCAGGAGCTGA
- a CDS encoding LysR family transcriptional regulator: protein MYTLKQMEAFYWSAVLGSFSASSQKLHTTQSAIAKRVAELESFAGGPLLNRQTRALTLTAQGRKLFDLAGEMLELNTRIALRMGDAHTLAGTVRLGATELIGLTWLATLIDQSTRRYPRLQLLPEIDGGMTLYKRLAEDSLDVALMPGPFWSYEYDCVPLASIRNVWMASPRLGIDTSQVLSPFDLVQHPVITQPTNSALTHLYDAWFAEQGMGVKRVLTCNSLGLVAQLTMLGLGISYLPPSYFAPLTSRGDLVQLNVAPDLPRVHYYAVYKKTVMSPLVAKVIEMAQEVCNFEGGGSFIGPAHAHAG, encoded by the coding sequence ATGTACACGCTCAAGCAGATGGAAGCGTTCTATTGGAGCGCCGTGCTGGGCAGCTTCAGCGCCTCGTCGCAGAAGCTGCACACCACCCAGTCGGCCATCGCCAAGCGCGTGGCCGAGCTGGAGTCCTTCGCCGGCGGCCCGCTGCTCAACCGCCAGACCCGCGCGCTGACGCTGACCGCCCAGGGCCGCAAGCTCTTCGACCTGGCGGGCGAGATGCTGGAGCTCAACACCCGCATCGCGCTGCGCATGGGCGACGCCCACACGCTGGCGGGCACCGTCAGGCTGGGCGCCACCGAGCTCATCGGACTCACGTGGCTGGCCACCCTCATCGACCAGAGCACCCGCCGCTATCCACGCCTGCAACTGCTGCCCGAGATCGACGGCGGCATGACGCTCTACAAGCGCCTGGCCGAAGACTCGCTGGACGTGGCGCTGATGCCCGGCCCGTTCTGGAGCTATGAATACGACTGCGTGCCGCTGGCCTCCATCCGCAACGTCTGGATGGCCAGCCCGCGCCTGGGCATCGACACCAGCCAGGTGCTGTCGCCCTTCGACCTGGTGCAGCACCCCGTCATTACCCAGCCCACCAACTCGGCCCTGACGCACCTGTACGACGCCTGGTTTGCCGAGCAGGGCATGGGCGTGAAGCGCGTGCTGACCTGCAACAGCCTGGGGCTGGTGGCGCAACTGACCATGCTGGGGCTGGGCATCAGCTACCTGCCGCCCTCGTATTTCGCGCCGCTCACGAGCCGGGGCGACCTGGTGCAGCTGAATGTCGCCCCCGACCTGCCGCGGGTGCATTACTACGCCGTCTACAAGAAGACCGTCATGAGCCCCCTGGTGGCGAAAGTGATCGAGATGGCGCAGGAAGTCTGCAATTTCGAAGGCGGTGGCAGCTTCATCGGGCCTGCGCACGCGCACGCCGGCTGA
- a CDS encoding DUF481 domain-containing protein — protein MRSRWQPRLLAAALAAACAGPGLVLADTVWLQNGDRLTGKIRLLDAGKLSLETDYGGTITLDWNKVKTLESSEEILVRDEALKDEYLAKLQRGEPGHVIVATSETRQTRPLPELDQVMRPRPFINDAIWKGTINMGLNYKTASTKTEDYRLDADTELRHGRWRHQGSVDYERKKDNDQLTGDKYALSASSDHFISDKFFWQGRGLYRRNKIEDLSRQAGVGTGPGYQFWDNELGAFSLTGLLGRMNYRYRDGASDEFYAASVRWDYKRYLYSQRLELFTAGEVMRPLDNAADISLDAAAGVRYRMTDWVSWFLTYSRNQVSGGRQSLNEKRITTGLGLTW, from the coding sequence ATGCGTTCCCGCTGGCAGCCACGCCTGCTTGCCGCCGCGCTGGCGGCCGCCTGCGCCGGCCCCGGACTCGTGCTGGCCGATACCGTCTGGCTGCAGAACGGCGACCGCCTGACCGGCAAGATCCGCCTGCTGGACGCCGGCAAGCTGAGCCTGGAGACCGATTACGGCGGCACCATCACGCTGGACTGGAACAAGGTCAAGACGCTGGAGAGCAGCGAAGAGATCCTGGTGCGCGACGAAGCCCTGAAGGATGAATACCTGGCCAAGCTGCAACGCGGCGAACCGGGGCATGTGATCGTGGCCACCAGCGAGACGCGGCAGACCAGGCCGCTGCCCGAGCTCGACCAGGTCATGCGCCCGCGCCCCTTCATCAACGACGCCATCTGGAAAGGCACCATCAACATGGGGCTGAATTACAAGACGGCCTCCACCAAGACCGAGGACTACAGGCTCGATGCCGACACCGAGTTGCGCCACGGCCGCTGGCGCCACCAGGGCTCGGTCGACTACGAGCGCAAGAAGGACAACGACCAGCTCACCGGCGACAAGTACGCCCTGTCGGCATCCAGCGACCACTTCATCAGCGACAAGTTCTTCTGGCAGGGGCGCGGGCTGTACCGCCGCAACAAGATTGAGGACCTGTCGCGCCAGGCGGGCGTGGGCACCGGCCCGGGCTACCAGTTCTGGGACAACGAGCTGGGCGCGTTCTCATTGACCGGCCTGCTGGGGCGCATGAACTACCGCTACCGCGATGGCGCCTCGGACGAGTTCTACGCCGCCAGCGTGCGCTGGGACTACAAGCGCTATCTGTACAGCCAGCGCCTGGAGCTCTTCACCGCGGGCGAAGTGATGCGTCCGCTGGACAACGCGGCCGACATCAGCCTGGATGCCGCCGCCGGCGTGCGCTACCGCATGACCGACTGGGTGTCGTGGTTCCTGACGTACTCGCGCAACCAGGTAAGCGGCGGGCGCCAGAGCCTGAACGAGAAACGCATCACGACCGGACTGGGCCTGACCTGGTAG
- a CDS encoding Bug family tripartite tricarboxylate transporter substrate binding protein has translation MPAKAIFKRISGAAAIAAMFTVATPFARAADFPSKPVRLIVGFAPGGSNDIIARLLAPKLEAELKQSVVVENRPGAGGNIAADAVVKAAPDGHMVFMCTTGTLSIQPFLPVRMPFDVKDITPVTQIGNTPYLMLVSKQLPVSNVGEFLQYARANPGKVNFASSGNGTTAHLAGEMLRTQAGIDIVHVPYKGAGQAMVDLTSGLVSLMFDQAVSSAPYISSGTLKALAVASDRRLPGLPDLPTTEESGLPGFNPSPWTGLCTGPGVPAAAVKTLQQAMARVLADPEIRQRFERDGIEPVGSTPAQFAAFLEADRKKWGDLVKKADIQL, from the coding sequence ATGCCAGCCAAGGCAATCTTCAAACGCATTTCCGGCGCAGCGGCCATCGCGGCGATGTTCACGGTGGCAACGCCGTTCGCGCGTGCCGCCGACTTTCCAAGCAAGCCCGTCAGGCTGATCGTGGGATTCGCGCCGGGCGGCTCCAATGACATCATCGCCCGCCTGCTCGCGCCCAAGCTCGAGGCCGAGCTGAAGCAGTCGGTGGTGGTCGAGAACCGTCCTGGCGCGGGCGGCAATATCGCGGCTGACGCCGTCGTCAAGGCCGCCCCGGATGGCCACATGGTGTTCATGTGCACCACCGGCACGCTGTCGATCCAGCCGTTCCTGCCCGTTCGCATGCCTTTCGACGTGAAGGACATCACGCCGGTCACGCAGATTGGCAACACGCCCTATCTCATGCTGGTCAGCAAGCAACTGCCTGTGTCCAACGTGGGTGAATTCCTGCAATACGCCAGGGCCAACCCGGGCAAGGTCAACTTCGCCTCATCGGGTAACGGCACGACGGCGCACCTGGCAGGGGAGATGCTGCGCACGCAGGCGGGCATCGACATCGTCCACGTTCCCTACAAGGGCGCCGGCCAGGCGATGGTCGATCTGACCAGCGGCCTCGTGTCGCTCATGTTCGACCAGGCTGTCAGCTCCGCACCCTATATTTCATCGGGTACCTTGAAAGCGCTGGCGGTGGCCAGCGATCGTCGCCTGCCCGGCCTGCCGGACCTGCCGACCACCGAAGAGTCCGGCCTGCCCGGCTTCAATCCCTCGCCCTGGACCGGCCTGTGCACGGGCCCCGGCGTGCCTGCCGCCGCGGTGAAAACCTTGCAGCAGGCGATGGCGCGTGTGCTGGCGGATCCGGAGATCCGGCAGCGCTTCGAGCGCGACGGCATCGAACCCGTGGGCAGCACCCCGGCGCAGTTCGCTGCATTCCTCGAGGCCGATCGCAAGAAGTGGGGCGATCTCGTCAAGAAGGCCGACATCCAGTTGTAA
- a CDS encoding ABC transporter ATP-binding protein has product MGQTHAGTQRADRAVQVRGLVRRYGERAVIQHLDLDIDRGEFVALLGESGCGKTTLLRALAGLDPVDGGRIAGPRQPAVVFQEHRLLPWDSLWRNVSLGLADAEGRSRAQAALAEVGLGERLEDWPRNLSGGQAQRVALARALVREPQLLLLDEPFAALDALTRIKMHGLIRQLVARHQPGVLLVTHDVDEAIALASRALIMRDGMIAASYTISPQANLRRSHPDAVALRDALLAELGVQAPAPQAA; this is encoded by the coding sequence ATGGGACAGACACACGCAGGCACGCAACGCGCGGACCGCGCGGTCCAGGTACGGGGACTGGTTCGGCGCTACGGCGAGCGCGCAGTCATCCAGCACCTGGACCTGGATATCGACCGCGGCGAGTTCGTCGCGCTGCTGGGTGAAAGCGGCTGCGGCAAGACCACGCTGCTGCGCGCGCTGGCGGGCCTGGACCCGGTGGACGGCGGACGCATCGCCGGCCCGCGCCAGCCCGCAGTGGTATTCCAGGAGCACCGCCTGCTGCCATGGGACAGCCTGTGGCGCAACGTCTCGCTGGGCCTGGCGGACGCAGAGGGACGAAGCCGCGCGCAAGCCGCGCTTGCCGAGGTCGGCCTGGGAGAGCGGCTCGAGGACTGGCCGCGCAATCTGTCGGGTGGCCAGGCGCAACGCGTGGCGCTGGCCCGCGCGCTGGTGCGCGAACCGCAACTGCTGCTGTTGGACGAACCGTTCGCGGCGCTGGACGCGCTGACCCGCATCAAGATGCATGGACTCATCCGGCAGCTGGTCGCGCGCCACCAGCCCGGCGTGCTGCTCGTCACGCACGACGTGGACGAGGCCATCGCGCTGGCCAGCCGGGCGCTCATCATGCGCGACGGGATGATCGCTGCCTCGTACACGATATCGCCGCAGGCCAACCTGCGCCGGAGCCATCCCGACGCCGTGGCGCTGCGCGATGCCCTGCTGGCCGAACTGGGCGTACAAGCCCCCGCCCCCCAGGCGGCCTGA
- a CDS encoding amino acid ABC transporter permease yields MLDIVSQYWPMLLVGQYPNGPLGGLAMTLLLAICGLLLSLPLALLIAIARTCPFRILRVLSAGLVHTVRGMPLLMLIFWAYFAVPKLTGEAVSGFTTLVAALVIYESAYLSEVIRSGIEAIPRGQIEASRSLGVGYWTTLRKVILPQALFNVLPSMTSQFVSTVKETSLGYVISVNELTFAANQVNNMVLTQPLQVFGVLAIMYFLVCFTLSRGLYALDVRVRRARAMA; encoded by the coding sequence GTGCTTGATATCGTCTCGCAATACTGGCCCATGCTGCTGGTGGGCCAGTATCCCAACGGCCCGCTGGGCGGCCTGGCCATGACGCTGCTGCTGGCCATCTGCGGCCTGCTGCTGTCGCTGCCGCTGGCGCTGCTGATCGCCATCGCGCGCACCTGCCCCTTCCGCATCCTGCGCGTGCTCAGCGCGGGCCTGGTCCACACGGTGCGCGGCATGCCGCTGCTGATGCTGATCTTCTGGGCCTACTTCGCCGTGCCCAAGCTCACGGGCGAGGCAGTCAGCGGCTTCACCACCCTGGTGGCGGCGCTGGTCATCTATGAAAGCGCCTACCTGTCGGAAGTGATCCGCTCGGGCATCGAAGCCATCCCGAGAGGCCAGATCGAAGCCTCGCGCTCGCTGGGCGTGGGCTACTGGACGACGCTACGCAAGGTCATCCTGCCGCAGGCGCTCTTCAACGTGCTGCCCAGCATGACCAGCCAGTTCGTCTCCACCGTCAAGGAAACGTCGCTGGGCTATGTCATCAGCGTCAACGAGCTCACCTTCGCGGCCAACCAGGTCAACAACATGGTGCTCACCCAGCCGCTGCAGGTCTTCGGCGTGCTGGCCATCATGTACTTCCTGGTCTGCTTCACGCTCAGCCGCGGCCTGTATGCATTGGATGTCCGGGTGCGCCGCGCGCGCGCCATGGCCTAG
- a CDS encoding amino acid ABC transporter permease, which produces MFLTSAQLLQLWDGMLTTVQLFAVSWVMAFAIAVTLVVVRSTNVAAARWFVDAYVEYHRNVPLLVQVLFWYFGMPELLPESFRSWLYQHNAELSLAAIALSLGSAAYIAEDIRSGLRAIPFTQFEATRALGASYLQCMRHVIVPQALRISIPPLVSRALLLFKNTSVAMAIGVVELTYQAREIENETYRTFATFGAATIMYLLGSFLIMFIGSRVYARYNLGRRTDRA; this is translated from the coding sequence ATGTTCCTGACTTCCGCCCAACTCCTGCAGCTCTGGGACGGCATGCTCACGACGGTGCAATTGTTTGCCGTGTCGTGGGTCATGGCGTTCGCGATTGCCGTCACGCTGGTCGTGGTGCGCTCGACCAATGTCGCGGCGGCCCGCTGGTTCGTCGACGCCTACGTCGAATACCACCGCAACGTGCCGCTCCTGGTGCAAGTGCTGTTCTGGTACTTCGGCATGCCTGAACTGCTGCCCGAGAGCTTCCGCAGCTGGCTCTACCAGCACAACGCCGAACTGTCGCTGGCGGCCATCGCGCTGTCGCTGGGCTCGGCCGCCTACATCGCCGAAGACATCCGCAGCGGCCTGCGCGCCATCCCGTTCACGCAATTCGAGGCCACCCGCGCGCTGGGCGCCAGCTATCTGCAATGCATGCGCCACGTCATCGTGCCGCAGGCCCTGCGCATCTCGATCCCGCCGCTGGTCAGCCGCGCGCTGCTGCTTTTCAAGAACACCAGCGTGGCCATGGCCATCGGTGTCGTCGAGCTGACCTACCAGGCCCGCGAGATCGAGAACGAGACCTACCGCACCTTCGCCACCTTCGGCGCGGCCACCATCATGTACCTGCTCGGCTCCTTCCTCATCATGTTCATCGGCTCGCGCGTCTATGCCCGCTACAACCTGGGCAGGAGGACCGACCGTGCTTGA